The genomic region TAATACCGACATGTATTGGACTAAAATATTTGATGGTGTTTTCTTTATAAGAGAAATGTATCCTTGTAAAAATATATTTCAATGGAAATAGAACCAATCGTATGCCGCTAATTATCGGCACGTAATTCTAAATTCGTTATTATTTAGCAAGGTATTGCCTAAAAACTTCCTGTAAATAACTTTTAGCTTCAATACCCATTTGCGGTATCTTGGTACTATCACTCACTTGTATATTAAACAATTTATTATTGTCGCCGTGATGCACCGAGAGCTCGCCCCAGGGCCTTACCCATGTATCACCATCCCATGAGAAAACCATGTAGGCAAATTCTTGTGTATACGGATTTAATACATTTTTGCTCCAAGTAAATTCATCATGTTTTAAATTGAGTTGTGCCAATAAAGTAGCAGCGATATCTACTTGAGAAACCACTTTAGTATGTTTGTATCCTCGGTATTCTTTTTTAATTACATCGCCATATAATAAGAACGGAATACTGTGGTGGGTAGAAGGTACCAAATCGGTATGTTGCGGCGTATTGTGACTGTGGTCGGCCATAAATACAAAAAGCGTATTTTTGTACCAAGGCTGCTTTTTCGCTTCTTTAATAAATGCACCAATACAACTATCAGTATAATAAGCTGAGTTAAGATATGGTTTCTCGTCACCGCCTTTGGTAATAGGGTTTGCACAGGGCATATCATAGGGATTGTGCGTGCTAACGGTAAACATTGAATTCATAAAAGGTTGCTTGGCACTATTACATTCTTTTAATAATTCGTTGAACATATAGCCATCATGTATACCCAGTTTTCCTTCAGGATATCCCGAAAAATCCTTGCCTTCCTGTATCTTGTCAAACTTATTATACATCATATAACCTTTTATATTTCCATATATCAATTGTCCGCCAAACATAAAAGAAGTATAATAACCTGCCTGTTTAAAATTATTGACCATTGATGGTAAGTGCTGGAATTTGTCGGGCTGACTTATAATAGAGTGCAAAGGTTGCGAAGGGAATGCACTCCATATAGCAGCCATACCTTGGTCGCTACGTTCGCCGGTAGCAAAGCATTTGGTGAATAGATAACCATCATTGCTCAAGCTTTCAAATACAGGAGCGATACCACTATCTCCTCCACAATATTTAATAAGGTCGGCACTCCAACTCTCAAGTATTACAAAAACGATATTTGGTTTTTCTACATTGAGTATATGTATAGTAGTATCCTTTTCAACACTATATAATTCTTTTAAT from Bacteroidota bacterium harbors:
- a CDS encoding sulfatase-like hydrolase/transferase, which encodes MNWKNLAIYTLKIFLFWLIFFQAGRLLFIIYHADKIFENSFIEVLKIFPYSLRLDVSAACYIMGLPVVLIFLMSLHGAKYINIVLKYYCYIIIVAISAITVFELDLYTEWGVKLNYKAIVYLQHPSEAFNTLPSSKILLLFALFGSFTFISIYSFNRFIYLKIEQFTRNWFFPLPFLFLGALGVGVGLRGGLQQIPINQSECYYSNNNDLNIAATNSFWNFMNSIYQNIEIDTRHNPYQFFADAEAQKVLKELYSVEKDTTIHILNVEKPNIVFVILESWSADLIKYCGGDSGIAPVFESLSNDGYLFTKCFATGERSDQGMAAIWSAFPSQPLHSIISQPDKFQHLPSMVNNFKQAGYYTSFMFGGQLIYGNIKGYMMYNKFDKIQEGKDFSGYPEGKLGIHDGYMFNELLKECNSAKQPFMNSMFTVSTHNPYDMPCANPITKGGDEKPYLNSAYYTDSCIGAFIKEAKKQPWYKNTLFVFMADHSHNTPQHTDLVPSTHHSIPFLLYGDVIKKEYRGYKHTKVVSQVDIAATLLAQLNLKHDEFTWSKNVLNPYTQEFAYMVFSWDGDTWVRPWGELSVHHGDNNKLFNIQVSDSTKIPQMGIEAKSYLQEVFRQYLAK